One window from the genome of Cyclobacterium amurskyense encodes:
- a CDS encoding 1-acyl-sn-glycerol-3-phosphate acyltransferase, translated as MAKKKFIEIKKVIGDKNPGLLKWMPGFLLSYIQRIVHETEVNDVMERNANLKELDFVNALIVEFGMKIEVRNAENIPLEGNVIFAANHPLGGLDGIVLMHVLGAYREDLRFLVNDLLMNIPNFGKLFVPVNKHGGHGKRGVEIIEATYASDNGVIIFPAGLVSRKQPNGIEDLEWKKSFINKAKKYKKDVVPIYIEGRNSSFFYNLANLRKKLGVKANIEMFYLADEMFAQKNKKIVVHIGKPISYKYFDASKTDKYWAQEVKNIVYNIVQDK; from the coding sequence GTGGCAAAGAAAAAATTCATTGAAATAAAGAAGGTTATAGGTGATAAAAATCCAGGTTTATTAAAGTGGATGCCGGGCTTTCTTCTATCGTATATCCAGAGAATAGTTCACGAAACCGAGGTCAATGATGTGATGGAACGGAATGCTAACTTAAAGGAGTTGGATTTCGTGAATGCATTAATAGTTGAATTTGGGATGAAGATAGAGGTGAGGAATGCAGAAAATATTCCTTTGGAGGGCAATGTTATTTTCGCTGCGAATCATCCTTTGGGAGGTTTAGATGGCATTGTGTTGATGCATGTATTAGGTGCCTACAGGGAAGATTTAAGGTTTTTAGTGAATGATTTGTTGATGAATATCCCCAATTTCGGTAAGTTATTTGTGCCGGTCAACAAACATGGAGGGCATGGCAAAAGAGGCGTGGAGATTATAGAGGCTACCTATGCATCAGATAATGGGGTTATTATCTTTCCTGCTGGTCTTGTTTCTCGCAAACAGCCGAATGGTATTGAAGATTTAGAGTGGAAAAAAAGCTTTATAAATAAAGCAAAGAAGTATAAAAAAGATGTAGTTCCTATATATATAGAAGGGAGAAATTCATCTTTTTTTTATAATTTGGCGAACCTTAGGAAAAAGTTGGGAGTAAAGGCCAATATTGAAATGTTTTATTTGGCGGACGAAATGTTTGCCCAAAAAAACAAAAAAATTGTAGTCCATATAGGAAAACCGATTTCTTACAAGTATTTTGATGCTTCTAAGACGGATAAATATTGGGCACAAGAGGTCAAAAATATAGTTTACAATATTGTCCAAGACAAGTAG
- a CDS encoding aldo/keto reductase codes for MNTKPFGKTGLYFPSIIFGSSALGNLFQAYSKADKKAILKEAFNRTSPNTVFDTAGKYGAGLALEVLGEFLAEERIPRSNVIITNKLGWTRVPLTTPEPLFEPNIWKGIHHDAVQKISYEGILECFEKDNALLQGYVPQLISLHDPDEFLAKAKTKEERALLWEELMGAITAMKELKEAGKVNGIGVGAKDWKTIREIYSRVPLDYVMVANSLSLIHHPPELMDFLELLRKDNVGIIIAAIFQSGFLTGEDYFDYKKLDSLDPEDQRKIQWRTAFFEVCQKYDVAPFHACIQFSLMVPGVSSVALSVNKPELVEKNILASETSLPKEFWKELKDKSLISDFPYL; via the coding sequence ATGAATACGAAGCCATTTGGTAAAACAGGCTTATATTTTCCATCAATTATATTTGGGAGCAGTGCATTGGGAAACCTTTTCCAAGCCTATTCAAAAGCAGATAAAAAAGCCATCCTTAAGGAAGCTTTCAATAGAACGAGCCCTAATACGGTCTTCGATACTGCAGGTAAATATGGGGCGGGTTTGGCTCTTGAGGTATTGGGAGAGTTTTTAGCGGAGGAGCGCATTCCTCGAAGTAATGTTATTATTACAAATAAACTCGGCTGGACCAGAGTGCCTCTTACTACTCCTGAACCCCTCTTTGAACCCAATATATGGAAAGGCATTCATCATGATGCGGTTCAAAAGATAAGTTATGAGGGAATTCTGGAATGTTTCGAAAAAGACAATGCCCTCTTGCAAGGGTATGTTCCACAGCTGATTTCCCTCCATGATCCTGATGAATTTTTAGCCAAGGCAAAGACTAAGGAAGAGCGAGCCTTATTATGGGAAGAGCTTATGGGTGCCATTACCGCCATGAAGGAGTTGAAAGAGGCAGGTAAGGTAAATGGTATCGGCGTGGGGGCTAAGGACTGGAAGACTATCAGAGAGATCTATTCGCGGGTGCCACTGGACTATGTGATGGTTGCCAATAGTCTTTCACTGATTCACCATCCTCCTGAATTAATGGATTTTTTAGAATTATTGAGAAAGGATAATGTAGGCATAATCATAGCAGCCATTTTTCAATCCGGATTTTTAACTGGGGAGGATTATTTTGATTATAAAAAACTTGACTCTTTGGATCCCGAAGACCAAAGGAAAATTCAGTGGAGAACTGCATTTTTTGAAGTTTGTCAAAAATACGATGTAGCACCTTTTCATGCATGCATACAATTTTCACTTATGGTACCCGGTGTGTCAAGTGTAGCCCTAAGTGTCAATAAACCCGAATTGGTAGAAAAGAATATTCTTGCCTCAGAAACATCCTTGCCTAAAGAATTTTGGAAGGAATTAAAAGATAAATCCTTAATTTCGGATTTCCCTTATTTATAA
- the fucP gene encoding L-fucose:H+ symporter permease, with the protein MSQTVNPVKTELISKKNFWPFLLLTCLFMLWGVAHNMTDTLLAAFKRIMSMTDFQTSWIQLAFYGSYFCLALPAAIFIRKYSYKSGILLGLGLFALGSLLFYPAGMMMSYGFFLLALYVLAGGLSILETAANPYILVIGPPETATQRLNLAQSFNPIGSVIGVFLSKIFILSKLNTAEATDRTNMAPEELAAIQADELAGVVSTYVGVALFLIVVWFVIRAVKMPVASEETEKDGVIGGFRRLFKNKNYVRGVMAQFFYVGAQIGVWSFTIRYVMTELDVMESGASDYYLISLVLFAGSRFLFTILMKYFKPSILLAFSSLLAILLSFVVIYGSGMIAVIALVLISVCMSLMFPTIYGLAAEGLGNDTKLGGSGLIMAILGGALITAIQGQVSDISGSIRLSYYVPMLCFVVVMYFGLAHYFQKPDKKKVEVA; encoded by the coding sequence ATGAGCCAAACAGTAAACCCAGTAAAGACAGAATTAATTTCCAAAAAGAATTTCTGGCCATTCCTTTTACTTACCTGCCTGTTTATGTTGTGGGGAGTAGCCCACAACATGACCGATACCCTTTTGGCAGCTTTTAAAAGGATAATGAGCATGACTGATTTTCAGACATCCTGGATTCAGTTGGCATTTTATGGTTCGTATTTTTGCTTGGCTTTACCCGCAGCAATTTTCATCAGGAAATATTCCTATAAATCTGGGATTCTTCTGGGTTTAGGGCTTTTTGCCTTGGGCTCTTTGTTATTTTATCCTGCGGGGATGATGATGTCCTACGGTTTTTTCCTCCTGGCTTTATATGTATTAGCAGGAGGTCTTTCTATTTTAGAGACTGCAGCCAATCCATACATTTTAGTGATAGGTCCACCAGAAACGGCCACCCAAAGGCTTAATCTTGCCCAATCGTTCAATCCAATTGGGTCTGTTATTGGTGTGTTTTTAAGTAAAATATTTATTCTCTCTAAACTCAATACCGCTGAGGCAACAGACCGAACAAACATGGCTCCGGAGGAGCTTGCGGCTATTCAAGCTGATGAACTGGCAGGTGTAGTAAGTACTTATGTTGGTGTTGCTTTATTTCTGATAGTAGTATGGTTTGTTATTCGTGCTGTTAAAATGCCAGTCGCTTCTGAAGAGACAGAAAAAGATGGTGTGATCGGTGGTTTTAGAAGATTGTTTAAGAACAAGAATTATGTCCGTGGGGTAATGGCTCAGTTTTTTTATGTAGGCGCCCAAATAGGCGTTTGGTCATTTACAATAAGGTATGTAATGACAGAGCTTGATGTGATGGAAAGTGGTGCCTCTGATTATTATTTGATCTCTTTGGTGCTTTTTGCCGGTAGTCGTTTTCTATTTACTATACTAATGAAGTACTTTAAGCCATCTATATTATTGGCGTTTTCTTCATTATTAGCCATTCTACTTAGTTTTGTGGTAATATATGGAAGTGGGATGATTGCCGTTATAGCATTGGTGTTAATATCCGTTTGTATGTCTTTGATGTTTCCTACCATTTATGGCTTGGCAGCAGAAGGTTTGGGTAATGACACCAAACTTGGAGGGTCTGGTTTGATTATGGCCATATTGGGAGGAGCTCTCATCACAGCTATTCAGGGCCAAGTTTCTGATATCAGTGGAAGTATTCGTTTATCCTATTATGTACCTATGCTATGTTTTGTAGTGGTAATGTATTTTGGCCTTGCACACTATTTTCAAAAACCTGATAAAAAGAAAGTGGAAGTAGCTTAA
- a CDS encoding 3-keto-disaccharide hydrolase, producing MNKQILSLFALAFFILASCGKPTAETEDGWINLFDGKTLNGWHQLDGVAEFEVVDGVIVGTSVPNTPNSFLATDKTYGDFILELDIRVDDESSNSGVMARGQHNPDANDGAGRVFGYQVECDPKERAWSGGIYDEARRGWLYPLTYNPDARSAFKLGEFNTYRIEFIGNNLKTWVNGQEVAYLVDDMDATGFIALQVHGIGKHPENAGKKTYFRNIRIKTENLTPTPFEKEVFVVSTIDNKLTSYEEGNGWKLLFDGKTSEGWRSAKGESFPEGGWTINDGVLTIEATDGRESANAGDIVTMDQYSAFDLAFDFKITEGANSGVKYFVTLNENNTGSAIGLEYQILDDERHPDAKKGKDGNRTLSSLYDLIKADKQDRFVRPVGEWNKGRLIVYPDNKVEHYINGLKVVEYTRGSDEFRALVAESKYAKWDNFGEAEKGHILLQDHGDEVHYKNIKIKELK from the coding sequence ATGAACAAACAAATTTTAAGTCTTTTTGCTTTGGCTTTTTTCATTCTAGCTTCTTGCGGAAAACCAACAGCAGAAACAGAAGACGGATGGATTAACCTATTTGATGGAAAAACCTTAAACGGTTGGCATCAATTGGATGGCGTTGCAGAATTCGAAGTAGTTGACGGTGTGATCGTCGGTACATCAGTTCCCAACACCCCCAATTCTTTTCTTGCTACGGACAAGACCTATGGTGATTTCATCTTAGAACTAGACATTAGAGTAGACGATGAATCAAGTAACTCAGGCGTAATGGCCAGAGGGCAACATAATCCTGATGCCAATGATGGCGCAGGAAGAGTATTTGGTTACCAAGTAGAATGTGACCCCAAAGAAAGAGCATGGTCTGGTGGTATTTATGACGAAGCCAGACGAGGATGGCTTTATCCACTAACTTATAACCCTGATGCAAGAAGTGCTTTCAAACTAGGAGAATTCAATACATATAGAATTGAATTTATTGGTAATAACCTAAAAACGTGGGTAAATGGTCAAGAAGTAGCTTATTTAGTAGATGACATGGACGCTACAGGCTTTATTGCTTTGCAGGTTCACGGAATAGGTAAACACCCAGAAAATGCTGGTAAGAAAACTTACTTCAGAAATATCCGAATTAAGACAGAAAACCTTACTCCTACGCCTTTTGAAAAAGAAGTATTTGTAGTAAGTACCATCGACAATAAATTAACTTCTTATGAAGAAGGTAATGGATGGAAACTTCTTTTTGACGGAAAAACCAGCGAAGGTTGGAGAAGTGCCAAAGGAGAATCTTTCCCTGAAGGAGGCTGGACCATTAATGACGGTGTATTAACAATAGAGGCTACAGACGGCAGGGAATCAGCTAATGCAGGAGATATTGTCACTATGGACCAATACAGTGCTTTTGACCTGGCCTTTGACTTCAAAATCACAGAAGGAGCTAACAGTGGTGTTAAGTACTTTGTAACCCTTAATGAAAACAACACTGGCTCAGCTATTGGATTAGAATACCAAATTTTAGATGATGAAAGACACCCTGATGCTAAGAAAGGAAAAGATGGAAACAGAACACTTTCTTCTCTATATGACTTAATTAAAGCTGATAAGCAAGACCGTTTCGTTCGACCAGTTGGGGAATGGAACAAAGGAAGGCTTATTGTCTATCCAGACAACAAAGTTGAACATTACATCAATGGTCTAAAGGTGGTAGAATACACCAGAGGATCTGATGAATTCAGAGCATTGGTAGCTGAAAGTAAATATGCGAAGTGGGATAATTTTGGAGAAGCAGAAAAAGGCCATATCCTCCTACAAGACCATGGTGATGAAGTTCATTACAAGAACATCAAAATCAAGGAATTAAAATAA
- a CDS encoding 3-keto-disaccharide hydrolase — MKMKYLLPSLLMIILITNQGFAQKVKMKSIFNGKNLKGWTVNPEDNIWWEVRDGNIYTENDPTKTGSTLWTEKEYGDFILELDFLMGKGTVDSGVFLRTDKDQIQIGISGSLKRDMTGSPYIPGKSYPKEAKGVKDLLKQKDWNTMKIKVEGQAYTVWLNGQEVVTYQSENMPEKGPIGLQLHPSNEMSIEFKNIKVGKL, encoded by the coding sequence ATGAAAATGAAATACCTACTCCCTAGTCTTTTAATGATTATTTTGATCACCAATCAGGGCTTTGCACAAAAAGTCAAAATGAAGTCGATCTTTAATGGGAAAAACTTGAAAGGATGGACTGTAAACCCTGAAGACAACATCTGGTGGGAAGTCAGAGACGGAAATATCTATACAGAAAATGACCCTACAAAAACAGGTTCTACCCTTTGGACTGAAAAGGAATACGGTGATTTTATTTTAGAGCTGGATTTCCTAATGGGTAAAGGTACAGTAGATTCTGGTGTATTTTTGAGAACAGACAAGGACCAAATACAAATTGGAATTTCCGGATCATTAAAAAGAGACATGACCGGTTCACCTTATATCCCTGGAAAATCATACCCTAAAGAAGCAAAAGGAGTTAAAGACCTACTTAAACAAAAGGATTGGAATACCATGAAAATTAAAGTGGAGGGACAAGCCTATACTGTATGGCTAAACGGTCAAGAAGTAGTTACTTACCAGTCAGAAAACATGCCTGAGAAAGGTCCAATAGGCCTACAGTTACACCCAAGTAATGAAATGAGCATTGAGTTCAAAAACATTAAAGTGGGTAAATTATAA
- the uxaC gene encoding glucuronate isomerase, giving the protein MQNTAKPSNNTFLTEDFLLKNDFAKGLYHDHAKKMPIIDYHCHLSPKDIAEDRQFDNMSSIWLHGDHYKWRAMRTLGVNEKYITGESTDQEKFESWAKIVPQTMRNPLFHWTHLELKGYFGVDQLLNENTATDIYAHTTNLLQQKEYSTRGLLSKMNVEVVCTTDDPIDSLEYHQKAKADKLAIKLLPAFRPDKAYAVESPADYLQYLEQLTAVSGISINTFEDLLASLENRVAYFHENGGRLSDHGLEQLYFYDSDKYAIDDLFATIKKGQKIQPDEVRFFKFKTLTALSKMYHAKGWTQQYHLGALRNTNERMLRVLGPDTGFDSIGDFPQSVALAKYLNNLDSTDQLSKTILYNLNPADNEVMATMVGNFNDGSVKGKVQFGSGWWYLDQKDGMEKQINTLSNMGILSCFVGMLTDSRSFLSFPRHEYFRRILCNLIGQDVANGELPADEEWLGQMVEDICYRNARNYFGFY; this is encoded by the coding sequence ATGCAAAACACAGCAAAACCTTCAAATAACACCTTCCTAACTGAGGATTTTCTTTTAAAAAATGATTTTGCCAAAGGCCTATATCATGACCACGCAAAGAAAATGCCGATAATTGATTACCACTGTCACCTTTCGCCTAAAGACATCGCCGAGGACCGTCAGTTTGATAATATGTCTTCAATCTGGCTTCATGGTGACCATTATAAATGGCGCGCCATGAGAACGCTTGGTGTCAATGAAAAATACATTACAGGAGAATCCACTGATCAGGAAAAATTCGAGAGTTGGGCTAAAATCGTCCCACAAACGATGAGAAACCCATTGTTTCACTGGACTCACTTAGAATTAAAGGGCTACTTTGGTGTTGATCAATTGTTGAATGAAAATACCGCAACTGATATCTATGCGCACACTACTAATCTCCTTCAACAAAAAGAATACAGTACTCGTGGGCTGCTTTCAAAAATGAACGTAGAGGTAGTTTGTACCACAGACGACCCTATAGACAGCTTAGAGTATCACCAAAAAGCCAAAGCGGACAAGCTTGCGATCAAACTTCTTCCAGCATTCCGTCCAGACAAAGCGTATGCTGTAGAAAGCCCCGCTGATTACTTGCAATACCTGGAACAGCTTACAGCAGTAAGTGGCATTTCTATCAATACATTCGAAGACTTATTGGCTTCATTGGAAAATAGAGTAGCTTATTTTCATGAAAATGGAGGAAGGCTATCTGACCATGGCCTTGAGCAGTTGTATTTTTATGACAGTGACAAATACGCAATAGATGATTTATTTGCTACTATCAAAAAGGGACAAAAAATCCAACCCGATGAGGTAAGGTTCTTTAAATTTAAAACCCTCACTGCATTGTCTAAAATGTACCATGCAAAAGGATGGACACAACAATATCACCTTGGCGCACTTAGAAATACTAATGAAAGGATGCTAAGGGTATTAGGTCCTGATACAGGATTTGATTCTATCGGGGACTTCCCACAAAGTGTAGCCCTTGCGAAATACTTGAACAACCTCGACAGTACGGATCAATTGTCAAAAACCATATTGTACAACCTAAATCCTGCTGACAATGAGGTAATGGCTACAATGGTTGGGAATTTCAATGATGGATCTGTCAAAGGAAAAGTACAGTTCGGATCTGGCTGGTGGTACCTCGACCAAAAAGATGGTATGGAAAAGCAAATCAATACGCTTTCCAATATGGGAATCCTTAGCTGCTTTGTCGGCATGCTAACAGACAGCAGAAGCTTTCTCTCTTTCCCACGCCATGAGTACTTCAGAAGAATTTTATGTAACCTCATAGGTCAGGATGTCGCCAATGGTGAACTGCCTGCTGATGAGGAATGGTTGGGACAGATGGTGGAAGACATTTGCTACAGAAATGCTAGAAACTATTTCGGTTTTTATTAA
- a CDS encoding GNAT family N-acetyltransferase, whose protein sequence is MQDIINPIERDAIKNELTPDRFLRYVNNGENEIYLINQHNAPNVLKEIGRLREISFRAAGGGTGLSIDIDENDTCEKCYEQLIAWNPEDEEIIAGYRLIKCSDAGFTDKGSVNLSTAHLFNFSDSFIEDYLPYTIELGRSFVQPKYQPSVDNRRGIFSLDNLWDGLGAVVMINPDVKYLFGKVTMYPHYNAEARDLLIYFMNHYFPDNDQLILPIVPLEYKTDLQNFKGVFDGLSYKEGYKLLNSRVRTLGENIPPLINTYMNLSSTMKTFGTAMNYEFGAVEETGILITIADIYESKKHRHLETFARDKHYGAKQN, encoded by the coding sequence ATGCAAGACATTATCAACCCGATTGAGAGGGATGCGATTAAGAATGAATTGACACCCGATCGATTTTTAAGATATGTAAACAATGGGGAAAATGAAATCTATCTGATTAATCAGCACAATGCACCAAATGTGTTGAAAGAAATCGGTAGGCTACGGGAGATTTCCTTTCGGGCAGCAGGAGGAGGCACAGGACTGTCAATAGATATAGACGAAAATGATACTTGCGAAAAGTGCTACGAGCAGTTGATCGCATGGAATCCTGAAGACGAAGAAATCATTGCAGGGTACAGATTGATCAAATGTTCGGATGCAGGCTTTACAGATAAGGGCTCTGTTAACCTATCTACAGCACACCTGTTTAATTTCTCAGATTCGTTTATTGAGGATTACCTTCCATATACCATAGAATTGGGCAGATCTTTTGTCCAACCAAAGTACCAACCAAGTGTTGACAATAGAAGAGGGATATTTTCTCTTGACAATTTGTGGGATGGATTGGGAGCAGTGGTTATGATCAATCCCGATGTCAAATATCTTTTTGGAAAGGTTACCATGTACCCACATTATAATGCGGAGGCCAGAGATTTATTGATTTATTTCATGAATCATTATTTTCCAGACAATGACCAGTTGATTTTACCTATAGTGCCTTTAGAGTATAAAACAGACCTCCAGAATTTTAAAGGAGTTTTTGATGGGCTGTCTTATAAGGAAGGGTATAAATTACTCAATTCAAGGGTGAGAACTTTAGGAGAGAACATTCCTCCTCTGATCAATACCTATATGAATTTGTCCTCAACGATGAAGACCTTTGGTACAGCAATGAATTATGAATTTGGCGCTGTAGAAGAGACTGGGATTCTTATTACTATCGCAGATATATACGAATCAAAAAAACATCGCCATCTCGAAACATTCGCAAGAGACAAGCACTATGGTGCAAAACAAAATTAA
- a CDS encoding sugar phosphate isomerase/epimerase family protein, which produces MNSKQRRSFLKKGVGLATLPLLGLSSRNPLPKDPKKNLKLSLNAFSFNASLRDGTLSLERLFRYCAENSIPAIDLTAYYISNYPEVPEDKVLYGIKKQAHHWGLDISGSGVRNDFTLQNTDLRKKEIDLVKKWIVASSKMGAPVLRVFAGKSKVEGAAWKEVADGVISAMQECASFGAENGVIVAMQNHNDFIKSADQVNYIMENVNKEWFGLVLDVGSYSLKDPYEEISRNVHHAVNWQIKENVNYLGTQKPVDLKTLMKIIKSSDYNGYLPIETLGPGDPFEKVKNFLKDVKKALD; this is translated from the coding sequence ATGAACAGTAAACAAAGAAGAAGTTTCTTAAAAAAAGGAGTGGGATTGGCTACTTTGCCTTTATTGGGTTTAAGCTCTAGAAACCCACTTCCTAAAGACCCAAAGAAAAACCTTAAGCTTAGTTTAAATGCTTTTTCTTTTAATGCTTCATTGCGTGACGGAACGCTTTCACTAGAAAGGTTATTTAGATATTGTGCCGAAAATAGTATTCCAGCCATTGATCTGACAGCTTATTATATTTCTAATTATCCAGAGGTGCCTGAAGATAAGGTGCTCTATGGTATTAAAAAACAAGCGCATCACTGGGGCTTGGATATTAGTGGTTCGGGTGTCAGAAATGACTTTACCTTACAAAATACGGACCTAAGGAAAAAAGAAATAGACCTAGTAAAAAAATGGATTGTAGCCAGTTCAAAAATGGGTGCTCCAGTATTGCGGGTTTTTGCAGGAAAATCCAAGGTGGAAGGTGCAGCGTGGAAAGAGGTTGCCGATGGTGTGATTTCCGCAATGCAGGAATGCGCTTCATTCGGTGCTGAGAATGGTGTGATTGTAGCCATGCAAAACCACAATGATTTTATAAAGTCTGCTGACCAGGTGAACTATATAATGGAAAATGTAAATAAAGAATGGTTTGGATTGGTGTTGGATGTGGGGAGTTATTCCTTGAAAGATCCCTATGAGGAAATCAGTAGAAACGTACACCATGCTGTAAATTGGCAAATAAAAGAAAATGTAAACTACTTAGGGACTCAAAAACCAGTTGATTTGAAGACCTTGATGAAAATTATAAAAAGTAGTGATTACAATGGCTACCTACCGATAGAGACTTTAGGTCCAGGTGATCCTTTTGAAAAGGTGAAAAATTTCCTTAAAGATGTTAAGAAAGCCTTAGATTAG
- a CDS encoding universal stress protein translates to MKRIIVPIDFSPYSENAFYSAAKVASKGDATITCLNVIQSDLDWNNLSTSEKIKNQEILDLEAEAKDKLKTFVATHKIKNTPVEALVEVGVPSQVLVDLAHKQKADLIVIGAYGKNREPGKFIGSTTQKVLRNAPCPVLAVQKIVDGRAMKKLVFASLFNEVSKPAFVRLKPFIKNIRTVVHFLFINTPEKFIDTGTTEARMAEYAYGQEELLIHRHIYNHEEVEKGIIAFAEKEKAGIIAIASNLRKSNSAYQIGVTDTLLYKTDIPILSVKFE, encoded by the coding sequence ATGAAAAGAATCATTGTCCCAATTGATTTTTCGCCCTATTCAGAAAATGCATTTTATAGTGCCGCGAAGGTTGCAAGTAAAGGCGATGCGACTATCACTTGTCTAAATGTCATCCAATCTGATCTAGATTGGAACAATTTGTCGACATCTGAAAAAATAAAAAACCAGGAGATCTTAGATCTTGAAGCAGAAGCAAAGGATAAATTAAAAACCTTTGTCGCAACACATAAAATTAAAAACACACCAGTAGAAGCACTGGTGGAGGTAGGTGTCCCTTCCCAGGTTCTCGTAGACCTTGCGCACAAACAGAAGGCTGATTTAATTGTCATCGGTGCATACGGTAAAAATCGAGAACCTGGGAAATTTATTGGGTCTACTACCCAGAAAGTCCTCAGGAATGCTCCATGCCCTGTATTGGCTGTTCAAAAAATCGTGGATGGCCGAGCAATGAAAAAACTGGTTTTTGCCTCCTTGTTTAATGAAGTCAGCAAACCAGCATTTGTCAGGTTAAAACCCTTTATTAAAAACATCCGGACAGTAGTTCATTTTTTATTTATTAATACCCCGGAAAAATTCATTGACACAGGTACAACCGAAGCCCGTATGGCTGAGTATGCTTATGGGCAGGAAGAACTATTGATTCATCGTCATATTTATAATCACGAAGAAGTAGAGAAAGGCATTATCGCTTTCGCAGAAAAAGAAAAGGCTGGCATTATAGCCATTGCATCTAACTTACGAAAGTCAAATTCAGCCTACCAGATAGGCGTTACTGACACCCTCCTCTACAAAACTGATATACCAATCTTAAGTGTGAAGTTTGAATAA
- a CDS encoding SDR family NAD(P)-dependent oxidoreductase, whose product MKIAITGATSGIGAEKVKALAPLCEQIFLLVRSEKKALSLIESLPSPSSKFTIIYCDLSDLNSVAKAARSLADKTKNLDVLINNAGGIFPEKEITKDGHELTFSVNHLGHFLLTQLTLPLLISGNGGKIISVSSEAHKAAGINKQDLELKENFSSFKAYANVKLYNILFTKALAEKYSHEKIAAYALHPGVVNTNFGNQSLGLFKVLIFLAKPFMISPKKGAQTGIFLATNEQDPSKNGAYYKKSKVAKDNSLTSSKALRDLLWDYSEAQIQPFLTETGTK is encoded by the coding sequence ATGAAAATAGCAATAACTGGAGCAACATCTGGAATTGGTGCAGAAAAAGTAAAAGCCTTGGCTCCCTTATGTGAACAAATATTTCTTTTGGTTAGAAGTGAAAAAAAAGCCCTGTCTCTGATAGAGTCACTCCCCTCTCCATCAAGTAAATTCACAATCATATATTGTGACCTTTCTGATTTAAACTCTGTTGCCAAGGCTGCGAGATCCCTTGCCGATAAGACCAAAAACCTTGATGTACTTATCAATAATGCGGGAGGGATTTTCCCTGAAAAGGAAATTACTAAAGACGGGCATGAACTCACCTTCTCGGTAAATCATTTGGGACATTTCCTATTGACCCAGCTAACCCTACCCTTACTTATCAGTGGAAATGGTGGGAAAATAATTAGCGTTAGTTCAGAGGCACACAAAGCAGCAGGGATCAATAAGCAGGATCTGGAACTTAAAGAAAATTTCAGCTCATTTAAAGCCTATGCCAATGTAAAACTCTATAACATTTTATTTACAAAAGCCTTGGCGGAGAAATACAGTCATGAAAAAATAGCTGCCTATGCATTACACCCAGGAGTGGTCAATACTAATTTCGGTAATCAAAGCCTTGGACTATTCAAAGTGTTAATTTTCCTCGCTAAACCATTTATGATAAGCCCTAAAAAAGGTGCTCAAACAGGTATCTTTTTAGCTACAAACGAACAAGACCCAAGTAAAAATGGTGCTTACTATAAAAAATCAAAAGTCGCAAAAGACAATTCCTTGACCTCTTCCAAAGCTCTAAGAGATCTTCTTTGGGATTACAGCGAAGCCCAAATTCAACCATTTCTCACAGAAACTGGCACTAAATAA